Proteins found in one Geomonas subterranea genomic segment:
- a CDS encoding GSU3473 family protein: MLVQVHWTNKRYDYVKDYMLDSLIEAGVVASFLRSSGWVTVGVDPIRSSKMKKSYAGTERRHPGRAAA, from the coding sequence ATGCTGGTGCAAGTGCATTGGACAAACAAGAGGTATGACTACGTAAAGGACTACATGCTCGACAGCCTGATTGAGGCTGGTGTCGTCGCCAGTTTTCTGCGCTCATCGGGGTGGGTAACCGTGGGCGTCGACCCGATCCGGTCCTCGAAAATGAAGAAATCCTATGCAGGCACGGAAAGAAGGCACCCCGGGCGTGCCGCTGCCTGA
- a CDS encoding PEP-CTERM sorting domain-containing protein, translating to MRTTIRRFTTVVAAFTFLMSAAVANATYLDLTGGVQSGNIGSAFFEVNDQHPTGTGYINPFLRLGTNSTIEQGYNTDYGPQPPMDDKASIYTHSLLLNQLVAVQVGTDMYYKFLLDINQKKNADRFLDLVDVKLFLLNSGNTNFSSVADLGTPLWSFDTNGGTPDVVHMDYSLNNGSGWGDIYMYIPTSVFDGQDGSKFFTLYSKFNLNNDGFEEWATMTSTSPPVPEPGTFLLLGMGFLGLAVASKRRRNNA from the coding sequence ATGAGAACAACAATCAGGAGATTCACAACGGTCGTTGCGGCATTCACGTTTCTTATGAGTGCTGCCGTCGCAAATGCCACATACCTGGATCTGACCGGAGGTGTACAAAGCGGCAACATCGGAAGCGCGTTCTTCGAGGTAAATGACCAGCACCCGACAGGCACCGGATACATCAACCCCTTCCTAAGATTAGGAACGAATTCTACCATCGAACAAGGATACAACACTGACTACGGCCCACAACCGCCAATGGATGACAAGGCGAGCATTTACACACACTCCTTACTGCTGAACCAGTTGGTGGCGGTTCAAGTTGGTACCGACATGTATTACAAGTTTCTGCTAGACATAAACCAGAAAAAGAATGCTGACCGTTTCCTCGATTTAGTAGATGTAAAGCTCTTCCTGCTTAACAGTGGCAATACCAATTTTTCTAGTGTCGCGGATCTTGGTACCCCACTTTGGTCTTTTGATACCAATGGCGGTACTCCTGATGTAGTGCATATGGATTATAGCCTTAATAATGGTAGCGGCTGGGGCGATATATACATGTATATTCCGACTAGCGTGTTCGACGGCCAGGACGGGAGCAAGTTTTTCACTCTCTATTCCAAATTCAATCTTAACAACGACGGCTTCGAGGAGTGGGCAACCATGACGTCGACTTCGCCGCCGGTACCCGAACCGGGCACGTTCCTGCTGCTCGGCATGGGCTTCCTCGGCCTCGCGGTCGCCAGCAAACGCCGCAGGAACAACGCTTGA
- the prsT gene encoding XrtA/PEP-CTERM system TPR-repeat protein PrsT: MKVVVLILFALLSIGGCGSKTKETLYQEGVKQLDAANPSGAVVYFKNALEKDANYYDARLQLAKAYAELGKKEQAEREYLKVLTQNPSHDGALIELARLYVSMGKGDEAYDTAQKYLARRPGSPEGLEAVGGAYAVRGKYQESLGFLERALAADPGRASTMVQLASAHLALKHGEQARSLLNQAVEHDAKNFRALFMLAALEAGSGNMDRAAALYQKILQLDPSRLEAQYKMGLIEVERGRLDRAEAAADRMMKEYPKRGEGYRLKGVVSFHRKAYGEAITHLQQAVKLAPSIDGFQFLGLSYYCNGELENALSQFRIILDKAPYSRQARLMTAQILLAQKRVDDGVGEIKKVLADNDSDAAAHNLLGSAYLQQGLFEEGMRELNRATSLDPKLAQAHLKKGAFYLSKGDLDHGENELAKAVRAAPDSLNGRLLLASYQQRQGKGAKAAALLREGLRGGKQDAIIYNALAALQFGAGDQAGGMKSLTEAKRVDPLFAASYLNLAGHYATRADYAKAIAELTELHSKIPDDLRALLGLAALSELADKDNDALAYYEKAKGTGKPEAFLALAAFYEKKNNMGKAIAVLDDAVRRDPRAIVPREAKGRLLLAQKEYKKAIKLADEIEPLDPDRGVSLKIKAYTALRQGDKAVEQAQRLIARHPTSARGYLVLAGVHQGAGDTASALAQVNRAIKVEPGSAEPRIMLGELHRARREYPAAQAAFQEALKVKPQSAAAAFALANLLETTGKKQEALSRYRSIVQEHGSYVPALNNLAYLCAEGYGKKEDALRYAVTAFRLEPGNVGVMDTLGYSLYRNGRSGDAVKVLERAAGLLPRDPTVRYHLGLAYHQAGNPAKSRQALQESLTLGEYPDRKAAQTLLAQFKK, encoded by the coding sequence ATGAAAGTAGTCGTTCTGATACTGTTCGCGCTGCTGAGCATCGGGGGATGTGGTAGCAAGACCAAGGAAACCCTCTACCAGGAAGGTGTCAAGCAACTCGACGCCGCCAATCCCTCCGGAGCGGTGGTCTATTTCAAGAACGCCCTGGAGAAGGACGCGAACTATTACGACGCCCGCCTGCAACTCGCCAAGGCTTACGCCGAGTTGGGGAAGAAGGAGCAGGCGGAGAGGGAGTACCTCAAGGTGCTCACCCAGAACCCGTCGCATGACGGGGCGCTTATCGAGTTGGCCCGGCTCTACGTGAGCATGGGCAAGGGGGACGAGGCTTACGACACGGCCCAGAAGTACCTGGCTCGCCGCCCTGGGTCCCCGGAGGGGCTCGAGGCGGTTGGGGGGGCTTATGCCGTGCGCGGCAAGTACCAGGAGTCTCTCGGCTTTCTGGAGCGGGCACTCGCCGCTGACCCCGGGCGTGCCTCGACCATGGTGCAGCTCGCGTCGGCGCATCTCGCGCTCAAGCACGGAGAACAGGCGAGATCCCTGCTGAACCAGGCGGTGGAGCACGACGCCAAGAACTTCAGGGCCCTCTTCATGCTGGCCGCTCTCGAGGCGGGCTCCGGCAACATGGACCGCGCCGCCGCGCTGTACCAGAAGATCCTGCAGCTCGACCCGTCCCGCCTCGAGGCGCAGTACAAGATGGGTCTCATCGAGGTCGAGCGGGGCCGGCTGGACCGGGCGGAAGCCGCCGCGGACCGGATGATGAAGGAGTATCCCAAGAGAGGGGAGGGGTACCGGCTCAAGGGGGTGGTCAGTTTCCACCGCAAGGCTTACGGAGAGGCTATCACGCATCTGCAGCAGGCGGTGAAGCTCGCACCCAGCATAGACGGCTTTCAGTTCCTGGGCCTCAGCTACTACTGCAACGGCGAACTGGAGAACGCGCTCAGCCAGTTCCGCATCATCCTGGACAAGGCTCCTTACTCGCGACAGGCGCGACTGATGACGGCCCAGATCCTGCTCGCCCAAAAGCGGGTCGATGACGGCGTGGGCGAGATCAAGAAGGTGCTCGCCGACAACGACTCCGACGCCGCCGCCCATAACCTGCTGGGAAGCGCCTACCTGCAGCAGGGCCTCTTCGAGGAGGGGATGCGCGAGCTGAACCGCGCCACGAGCCTCGATCCCAAGCTGGCGCAGGCGCATCTGAAGAAAGGAGCTTTCTACCTCAGCAAGGGGGATCTTGACCACGGGGAGAACGAGCTTGCCAAGGCGGTCAGGGCCGCCCCGGACTCCTTGAACGGCAGGCTGCTCCTCGCCTCCTACCAGCAACGCCAGGGCAAGGGCGCCAAGGCGGCGGCGCTTTTGCGCGAGGGGCTCAGGGGAGGGAAGCAGGACGCCATCATCTACAACGCGCTGGCGGCCCTTCAGTTCGGCGCCGGCGATCAGGCTGGGGGGATGAAGAGCCTCACCGAGGCCAAGCGGGTCGACCCGCTCTTCGCGGCGAGTTACCTGAATCTGGCTGGCCACTACGCCACCCGGGCCGACTACGCCAAAGCCATCGCCGAACTCACCGAACTCCACAGCAAGATCCCCGACGACCTGCGTGCCCTGCTGGGCCTTGCCGCCCTGAGCGAGCTGGCCGACAAGGATAACGACGCACTCGCCTATTACGAAAAGGCCAAGGGAACCGGCAAACCCGAAGCGTTCCTGGCACTGGCCGCCTTTTACGAGAAGAAAAACAACATGGGGAAGGCCATCGCGGTGCTCGACGACGCGGTGCGACGGGACCCGCGGGCGATCGTCCCCCGGGAGGCGAAGGGACGACTTTTGCTGGCCCAGAAGGAGTACAAAAAGGCGATCAAGCTCGCCGACGAGATCGAGCCGCTCGACCCGGACCGCGGGGTCTCCCTGAAGATCAAGGCGTACACCGCCCTCAGGCAGGGGGACAAGGCGGTGGAGCAGGCGCAGAGGCTGATCGCGCGGCATCCGACCTCGGCCCGCGGCTACCTGGTCCTCGCCGGCGTCCACCAGGGCGCCGGGGACACAGCCTCCGCCCTGGCGCAGGTCAACCGGGCCATCAAGGTGGAACCGGGGAGCGCGGAGCCGCGCATCATGCTGGGAGAGCTGCATCGCGCCAGGAGGGAGTACCCGGCAGCGCAGGCGGCGTTCCAGGAGGCGCTCAAGGTGAAACCCCAGTCGGCAGCGGCCGCCTTCGCCCTGGCGAACCTCCTCGAGACGACCGGGAAAAAACAGGAGGCCCTCTCCCGTTACCGCTCCATCGTGCAGGAGCACGGCTCCTACGTACCCGCCTTGAACAACCTCGCCTATCTCTGCGCGGAAGGGTACGGGAAGAAGGAGGATGCCCTGAGGTACGCCGTCACGGCTTTCAGGCTGGAGCCGGGGAACGTGGGGGTCATGGATACGCTCGGCTACTCCCTGTACCGAAACGGGCGCAGCGGCGACGCGGTGAAGGTGCTGGAGCGCGCGGCGGGCCTTCTGCCGCGCGACCCCACGGTCCGCTACCATCTGGGGCTTGCCTATCACCAGGCGGGGAATCCGGCAAAATCCCGGCAGGCACTGCAGGAGTCGCTCACGCTAGGTGAGTACCCGGACCGCAAGGCGGCCCAGACCCTGCTGGCGCAGTTCAAGAAGTAG
- a CDS encoding PEP-CTERM sorting domain-containing protein codes for MKVLSALIAGAMLLLATANAQASYITLSTADLLLAERVQTNTQASNWGDFQVVNFLPPGVLFTQNMSRTWSAGADPFYVYSYIGVDAEQAGKSDLTGVDSFELRLANVNNSPWELALFVQAAGQTHLSGYQTLLNHHTPVFEHFAFDLSSLGPDASDVEYLGLAVRSMLVEDPSNPDAYHVVVAPVPEPGTVLLLGVGCFSLAIYGKRRKNA; via the coding sequence ATGAAAGTTTTATCGGCACTCATAGCTGGAGCCATGCTCCTGCTGGCGACGGCGAACGCCCAGGCGAGTTACATCACCCTGAGCACGGCGGATCTGCTGCTGGCAGAGAGGGTCCAGACCAACACCCAGGCGTCCAACTGGGGAGATTTCCAGGTGGTGAATTTTTTGCCACCGGGTGTGCTCTTCACGCAGAACATGTCCAGGACCTGGAGCGCGGGAGCGGACCCCTTCTACGTTTACAGCTACATCGGTGTCGACGCGGAACAGGCGGGCAAAAGTGATCTCACCGGCGTTGATAGCTTCGAACTGCGGCTGGCCAACGTGAACAACAGCCCGTGGGAACTAGCGTTGTTCGTGCAGGCGGCGGGGCAGACGCACCTGAGCGGGTACCAGACCCTCCTGAACCACCACACCCCGGTATTCGAGCATTTCGCCTTCGACCTCTCCTCGCTCGGCCCTGACGCCTCTGACGTGGAATACCTCGGCCTCGCCGTGCGCAGCATGCTGGTCGAGGACCCCAGCAATCCCGACGCCTACCACGTGGTGGTGGCACCAGTCCCGGAACCTGGCACCGTGCTGCTCCTCGGCGTTGGCTGCTTCAGCCTGGCCATCTACGGCAAGCGGCGCAAAAACGCCTGA
- a CDS encoding CAAX prenyl protease-related protein, with translation MTEQVAKTMGVDRAILHRVLPFALFMTFIVVEECLHLIAQRQGLILTASTVQYLYAVKACSVAWLLYLLRAHYTELRFKDLLQLKVSAAAAAIGIVTFLVWIGLPATLPFIPPPKGYDPTLFTGESTRSLMIAVRVAGAVFVVPVMEELFWRSFLLRYLVAPDFQSVPLGRFTWGSFVISSVLFGLEHHLFLAGMLAGALFNLVLYRTRSLAQCVLAHSVANLALACWVLQTGDWRLW, from the coding sequence ATGACAGAGCAAGTCGCTAAAACAATGGGAGTAGACCGGGCCATCCTGCACAGGGTCCTCCCGTTCGCCCTGTTCATGACATTCATTGTGGTAGAAGAGTGCTTGCATCTTATTGCACAGCGCCAAGGGCTTATACTCACGGCGAGCACGGTTCAGTATCTTTACGCCGTAAAGGCGTGCAGCGTGGCATGGCTTCTGTACCTGCTGCGCGCCCATTATACGGAACTGCGCTTTAAGGACCTACTGCAACTGAAGGTTTCCGCCGCTGCCGCGGCGATCGGTATCGTCACCTTTTTAGTATGGATCGGGTTGCCTGCCACCCTCCCGTTCATCCCTCCGCCAAAAGGGTACGACCCGACACTTTTCACGGGGGAAAGCACACGGTCGCTGATGATAGCGGTGCGCGTGGCGGGGGCTGTGTTCGTGGTGCCGGTGATGGAAGAGCTGTTCTGGCGCTCGTTTCTGCTGCGTTACCTGGTCGCCCCCGACTTCCAGTCGGTCCCCTTGGGACGCTTCACCTGGGGCTCGTTTGTTATCAGCAGCGTCCTCTTTGGCCTTGAGCACCACCTCTTCCTGGCTGGAATGCTGGCTGGCGCCCTCTTCAACCTGGTCCTTTACCGGACCCGCAGCCTCGCGCAGTGCGTGCTGGCCCACTCGGTCGCGAACCTCGCCCTGGCTTGCTGGGTCCTTCAAACCGGCGACTGGCGCCTCTGGTGA